TGCAGGACGGCCACCCACGCGGTTTTCGCTGCCCCTTGCCCCAGGCTGCCGAGCATCCGTTAGCGCCGGATCGTGGCGATCGCCCGCAACTCCTTCTCGCCAGGCAGCGGCCGGTCTGCTAGCGTCGGAGCCATCCTATGAATCGCCGCCGCGATCAGGCCCTTCGAGCCGCTCGTGCTGTCGCACTGGCGCTGTTTCTGGGCACGCCCTCGGCGCCGTCTGCCGCCCACGCCCTGGTGGTAATAAAGCGGGATTTCCCCGAACTCGTGGCGCACGCCGAACAGGTCGTCATCGGCACGGCAGTGGACGTGCGCGAGAGTACCGACGAACGCGGGGTACCCTACACTTTCGTGACCTTCGACGATCTGTCGGTCTTGAAGGGCGACGTGGGCCCAACCCTCACGCTGCGCTTTTACGGCGGCCGCGCCGGCCGCTTCGCCACTCAGGTTCCCGACCTGCCCGAGTTCACCCCCGGCGATCGCGCCGTGTTGTTCGTCCGCGGCAACGGTCACGACATCTGCCCGCTGGTCGGCGTCTGGCAGGGCCGCTTCCAGGTTCGCTACGACGCCGGCATCGACGCCGAGATCGTCGCCGACAGCAACGGACATTCCGTGGTCGAGATCAGCCAGGGACGGGTTCGCATCGCCTCCGGGGGCGATCGAGCGGCATCTCTTCCCATGACCCTCGACCAGTTCCGTCAGGCCGTGGCGAACGAGCTGGCGGCACCCAGCAGCCCGGCAGGGACGGAGTGAGCGCCATGCGACCCTGGCCCGCCGTCGGCGTCGCGTTGGCGCTCCTCCTGTGGTCCGGCCAGCCGGCGTTCGGTTTCGCCTGTCTCAAGACGAGTAGCGGCGCATGCCAGCACTGGGAGCAGCAAACGACCACGCTCCGGTCGTTGCTCGGTTCGGCCGGCGGAGTGCTGATCAACGGCACCACGACGTGGGACCAGAACGCTTTCAACGCGGCCAACGACTGGAACTCCATCGGCTCCAACTTCCGTTACTCCTTCGAGTTCGGCGGCTCTCAACCGCCGCTCTGTCTGTGCCCCAACCCGGGCTCCAGCGGCGTGACGCCGGTCTTGTTCGCCAGCGAACCGTGCAGCGGCGGCGGCTTCGGGGATATCGTCGCGGAGACGGTTAACTGCTTCTTGATCGAGTCCGGAGCGCTGAGCAGCTCGGCGGTGTTCGTGAACTCGAGCATATCGTGGAACGCTTACGACGGCGCCTTGCGGCTGCCGGTGTACGACCTCCGAAGGGTGGTACTGCACGAGTTCGGGCATGTGCTCGGATTGGCTCACCCCGATGCCGCGGGCCAGGAAGTGGTGGCGCTGATGAACAGCCGGGTGAGCAATCTCGACCGTTTGCAGACCGACGACATCAACGGCGCCTTCAGCCTCTACCCGACCGGCCCCTCGTCCAACGGCAGCAATACGGGTTGTCAGCTCGGGCCCGCACCGGCGTTGCCGTGGATGTGGGCATCGGTTGCCGCCGCCGCCGGGCTGCTGTGCCGCCGACTGCGGTAGAAACAGGCCGCGGGCCTGATGTTGCCGGTCGAGGACGGCGGCAACCACGTGCGTGGCACCCATCGGGGAAGACCTGACGCGATGCGGAACCCAATGAAGTCGATGGCCGCAAACCAGTCCGGGTGGCGTATTCGGGCCGCGCTCGCAACCGCGCTCCTGTTGCTGGCGCTGCCGGCGCGCGCGGTCGACTTCGACTGGGATGCCGTCGAACGAGAGGCGACCGACCTGCTCGGCGCCTACCTGAAGATCGACACCAGCAATCCGCCGGGCAACGAGACCGCCGCAGCGCGCTTTCTCGCCGATCGGTTCCGGGCCGCCGGCATCGAAGCCGAAGTTTTCGAGGCCGCACCGGGTCGCGGGTCGGTGCTCGCCCGTCTGCCCGGCACCGGTCTGGGGCGGCCGATCGTGCTCCTCAATCACCTCGACGTCGTCCCGGCCAAAGCCGGCGAATGGCAGGTTCCGCCGTTCGCGGGTACGGTCCGCGACGGCTACGTGTACGGTCGCGGCGCGCTCGACTGCAAAGGCTTCGCCACGGTCGAGGCCATGACGATGCTGCTCCTCAAGCGGCACGGCGTCCGCCTCGGACGCGACGTGATCTTTCTGGGCACGGCCGACGAGGAAACCGGGGGACAGCTTGGGGCGGGATGGTTCGTCGCCACGCATGCCTCCGCGTTGCGCGACGCCGAATTCGTTCTCAACGAAGGCGCGCATATCGCCTTGCGACCCAACGGAGGGCGGGTGTACGAGGTCGCGGTGTCCGAGAAGACCCCGTGCTGGTTGCGCCTGACCGCGAAGGGGCCCGCCGGGCACGCCTCGGCACCGCCCGCGCAGACGGCAGTGACGCGCCTGCTGCGGGCGCTGAGCCGCGTCGGCAGTTATGCAGCCCCGCTGGACGTCGACCCGGCCGTGCAGGCGTATTACGCGGCTATCGCACCGTATGCGGACCCGCCCCGTGCGCCCCTGTATCGGGATGTACGCGCCGCCCTCGCCGATCCGCAGCAGCGCGACGCCTTTCTGGCCGACCCGTACGACGCGGCACTGGTGCGCAACACCATCACGCCCACGGTGCTGGCCGGAAGTACGAAGACGAACGTCATCCCGCAGACGGCCAGTGCGGACCTCGATTGCCGCCTGCTGCCCAGCCAGGACCCGCAGAAGTTCGTCGCCACGCTGACCGAGGTCGTCGCCGACCCCGAGATTGCCATCGACGTGCTGCTCAATTTTCCGCCGTCGTCGTCGCCGCCGGCCGGAGCCCTCTACGACGCGATCGCGGTGCTCGCCGAGGACAACCGAGCACCGATCGCGCCGCGCGTGCTGCGCGGATTCACCGACAGCCACTATTTCCGCGCGCAGGGAATCGCCAGCTACGGGTTCATGCCGTTCGAACTGTCCCGCGACGACGAGCAACGGATGCACGGCGTCGACGAACGGCTCTCGGTTGCCAACCTGCGCCAGGGTATTCGACGCCTGCTGGCCGTGCTACAGACGATTCATGACTGAACCGCTCGACGCGGAGCCTCATCGACGGCCGCGCACCCACGGCTTTGCGCGCACGTTCACCCTCCGCGGTCCGCTGGCGCCGCTTCTCGGCCTGCTCGTGCTGGCGCCGGCCCTCCTCGCCGTGCTGTCGCTGGCCGCCCTGCTGGTCGGGGGTGGAGCGCTGGCGGCACTGCTGCTCCCGCCCCTGTTGCGGCACCGCAACCGGCAGCGGCAGGCGATGCCGCGCGGCGAGGCTGACTGCATCGAACTCGATCGGGAACAGTACCGCCGGGTGGACTCGCCCGGCACACCCACGCCGCGCCCGTGACGGCGCCACGGACGGAGGCCGCCATGTCGGTTAAGCCGAGCGACGAGTACATGCACCACAACACCGGAGAAGCCAACTTCAACGAGAGCATGTACTTCAACTTCTACGACCGGGCCGAACGTTTCGGCGGGTTCGTACGCGTGGGCAACCGTGCCAACGAAGGTTACGCCGAGGTCACCATCGCGCTCTACCAACCCGACGGGACCGCCCTGTTCAACTACCAGCGCCCGCCGATCGCCGACAACTCCGCCTTTGCCGCTGGCGGCACGCGCTTTGACGTCATCGAACCCTTCAAACACCTGCGCGTGCAGTACGACGCCACGGCCGTCTACCTCGAACGGCCGCGCGACCTCGAGCATCCGAAGCGTGCCTTCACGAGCAACCCGCATCTGCCCGTGCAACTCTGCCTCGACTACACCGGACTGAGCCCGATGTACGGCGGCGAGACCGAGCACGAAATTCCGGGTATGGAGTTCGCCAAGGGCCACTACGAGCAACACGTCAAGGCCAGTGGCCACGTCATCATCGACGGCCGCCGGGTAGCGGTGCAGGGCCTCGGCTTGCGCGACCATTCGTGGGGGCCGCGATCGTGGCAGTCGCCCCAGTACTATCGCTGGCTGACGTGCGAGTTCGATGAGGGCTTTGGCTTCATGGGTTCGCTGATCGCGTTGCAGAACGGCGTCGAGCTGCGATCGGGTTTCGTCTTCAAGGACGGCGAGAACCACCTCGTCGACACCTGTACGATCGACACCGCATGGACCGGCGACGGCCACTACCACGACGGCATAACGGCCCGCCTGCACACGGCAACAGCCGGCGTCTTCGAAATCCAGGGCAAGGTGCTCACGATGCTGCCGCTACGTAACCGGCGCGACGGCAAGGTAACGCGCATCAGCGAAGGCATGACCGAGTGGCGCTGCGGGACCCACGTCGGCTACGGGCTGTCGGAATACCTCGATCAGGTGGAGTGAACCCTGTGAAGTGACGGCCGCGCGGCGGCGCTGTGCGGCCAGGGCCGTTCGCATCCGAACTCGGCATTCGCGCCCGGCCTATTCCTCATCGTCGCTGCGATTCGAGTGCTCCGATGCGCGCCGCCAGGGCCGCGTTGGCGGCGCGCAACTCGTCGAGTCGATCGGCTTGTTCCCGAACCAGGGCGTGCAGGCCCTGAATCGCCGCGAGTGCCACGCCGTCGGCGTCCAGCGTGTCGATGCTGGTGTCGTTGCGGCCGACTCCGAACGCGGCGTGGAACTCCTGCGCCATCGGGCCGATGTGCGGCACCGGCGGGTCCTCGGCCTTGTAGCTCCAGCGTTCGACGCGTAGCGACGCGACACGGTCGAGTACGGCACGACTATCGACGGGCGCGAAACCGGTCTTGGCGGCTCGGTCACTCGGCGAGGAGCACTGCCACCCGGCCGTGCTGGTGAGCCGACAGTGTTGGCCCGCGGTCCCGAGATAGAAGTAATAGCCCCCCGACGCGAGGGCATTGAAGGAGTTGGCTCCCTGGGACAGGGCGAACCCGCTCCCGTCGCTCCACACGAAGGCGCCGTCGTGGGTCGCCCACGCCAGGCGGCCGGCGGCCATGCTGCCGGCGCCGTTGGCGAGGTTCCCGGCGCCGCCGGCGATGGTCGCGTGCGGCCCGCCGGCAAGATTGAGCGTGCCGCCGGCGACGGTCGCGTACTCGCCCCCGGCGGTATTGCCGCCCCCGCCGCCCACCGTCGCCCCGCGCGCCGAGGCGGCGTTGCTGCCGCCGCCGCCGACGGTCGCCGCGTTGGCGTTTGCGTCGTCGGAATCGCTGCTGCCGGCGCGGTTGTTGCCCCCGCCGGCAACCGTGCCGTAGCGGTCGAACACCCGGTTTCCCGTGGCCGGGTCGGCAACCGTCTCCGGACCACCGCCGCCGACGGTGCCGTAGGGGGCCATGGCGAAGTTGAAGCTGCCGCCGGCGACCGTGGCGTACTCATCGGCGGTGTTCTGATAACCGCCGCTCACCACCCCGTAATTGCGATTCACGGCGTTGCCGGTGCCGCCGCCGATCGTGGATCCGGTGGCGATCGCCAGATTGTTCGTCCCGCCACCTACCGTAACGTAGCGGGCGTCGGTCGGGTCGCCGTTATCCGTTCCCGCCAGGTTGCCGGCACCCCCACCCACCACACCGAAGTCGTCGCCAACCGTATTAGGTCGCGCCGGATCCATGCCCGCGGCCGGCGCGCCGCCGCCGGCGATCACCGCCCCAACCGTTCCGGCGGCTGCCGTGTTGCCAGACCATCCGCCGACCAGGCCCGGGATCACACCCGGTTGCAGGCGTAGCGCCCGCGCGTTGTCGACCCGCATCTCGACCGCATGGTTGCCCGCAGTGCCCAGCACCGCGTCGCCGCTCAAGCCGGTGTTGCCCCCGAGCCGCCAGTAGTCCTGATCGTGGCGATGATCGCCGGCAGCGACCGTGCCAGTCGAAGTGCCAAAGGCGACCTCTATCGTGCCGCTCGTCGAGATCGTCCCACCCGCGAGTCCCGCGCCGGCGGTCACCGCCGTCACCGTACCGGGCGTGAAGCCGAGGTGATACGGCTGCACCGAACTGGCGCCGATCTTGTCGCCCGTTACCGCGCCGGCGGCGAGCTCGCTCGAAGTTACCGCTCCGACGGCAATGCTGGCGCTGGTCACGCTGTCGTTGGCGAGCTTGTCGCCGGTAATGCCGAGGCCGGGGATCTGGTTGCTGTCGATGCAGCCCGAACAGTTCAGGTCGCCGGCCGCCGCGGCGTGAATCGCATACGGCGCCGCCATCACCAGTTGGCGCGGCGACAGGGTCGTGTAAGCGCCGCTACCGGTCGGACAACGCACGTCGATTTCGAGGTAACGGTCGTCCCCGGCAAACCACTGGGTACCGAAGGTCAGGGCCATCGTGAACACGCCGCCCACTACCGACTGGTTACTGGCGTTCATCAAACCGAGCGGACTTCCCCCGCTGCCCTGACCGTACAGCCGGAACTGGAAGTCGCAGGCGGCGTTCACCGGGGCTCCGTCGAAGCGCAGGAAACCCTGATAGGTGAACGAGGGCTGGAAGGCGCGTGCCTCAGCGGCCCAACCGGCAGCGGCTGCGAGGCAGACGACAGCGAATAGACGGGCGTATGACATGGAAGTCGTCCTCCCTGACATCATTCGTGCGGCGCCGCCGGCGCGGCAACCGGACAGCCGTCGAGAGCGTGAATCACCGCCACCAGCAGATCATCGACGGTGACCTCCCCGTCGCCGTTTGCGTCGCCGGCCGGACACTGCCCGAGGGGCGTCAACCCGAGGGCAATGCTCGTCATCGTCACGAGGTCGTCCACGGTCACTTCGCCATCTTCGGCGCAGTCGCCCGCACAGAACTCCACGATGCGGGTCGGCGTGGGCGACGGGGTGAGGGTCCCGCTCGGCGGCGGCGCCGTCGGGCTCACCGAGGGCGCACCGGTCGGTGTGGGCGTTCGTACGGTAGCGCTCGCCGACGCGGTGACGGTCGGACTCGGGTGTGGCACCGTCGGGCTCGGCGGCGGCGGCGCCGCCGTGGGGCTCCGGGTCGCCGTATGCGTCGGACTAACCGTCACCGTGTGCGGCGGCGTGGCGGTCGAAGTAGGCGTAGGTTCGGGCACGAACGCAACCGCCGGCCAGAAGCCGCCGTAGAGGCCGAACCCGCCATTGCTCGTATAGCCGGCGTCGACCTGACCGATCGTTCCGGTGAGATCGAACTGGGCGCCGGCCAGGGTGCCGCCACCGGCGCCGATTTTCGATGGTTCGATCTCGTACTGCGCCGGAGCGGCGCGGGCGACCAGGATGACCGCCAACGCCAGCCCCAGAGCCGAGGCCCAGGCGACCGCCCGCGGCCCTCGGAGGATGCCGTCGACTCGACGCTCGTTACGCATCGAACCCTCCTCCCCGTCGCCCAGTGCGGACGTGCAACGATCGCGCCACGAAACCGTCACCCCCGGTCAGACGTCACCGGGGAGGGTAGTCCCCGGCACATTCGCAGACCTGAGAGGCAAGGCCTTACGACCGGAAGCATGGGACAAGTCGGGCCCTTTCCTTGCCCGCGGCGCGGGTCACCTGTATGCGAGGTCCTCAGCATGTATGCCGCGGCTATCAGCCCGGGTCAGGCGCACGGGAGCGGGTCACGGATGAAGACCCCGCCGGCGGAGCGAACGTGAGGCGGTTGCTCGACGTACCGTTACACTGGCCGCGCGTGACCCTGGTCGTGATGCTGGTTCTGACCGCGGTCTTCGGAGCCTTCGCCGCCCGCATCCGGGTCGACAGCTCGATCGAGAACCTGCTGCCGTCGGACGACCCGGCCAGGCTGTACTACGATCAGGTCAAGACCGTCTTCGGCGACGAGGAGATTGCCGTCATCGGCGTCTTTGCGGAGAACGTATTCACTCCGTCCACCCTGGCCAGAATCGACGCTTTGTCGAAGCGGCTCGCGCAGATCGACGGTGTGCGCGAGGTCATCAGCCCGACCACGGTCGAGGGCGTCGAACTGAACGACGGCGAGCTTACGGTCGGGCGGGTCATGCGCGAGGTACCGCAAAGCCCGGAAGCTGCCGCAGATTTCCGCCGGCGGCTGCTCGCCAATCCGCTTTACGTCAAGAACGTGGTCGCCGCCGACGGTCGCGCTGCGGGCATCTCGGTCGGCTTCGAGCCGATGAGCGACGAAGAGTACCTGCGCCGGGGCATCGACGCGGCGATCCGC
The Candidatus Binatia bacterium genome window above contains:
- a CDS encoding tail fiber domain-containing protein, producing MSYARLFAVVCLAAAAGWAAEARAFQPSFTYQGFLRFDGAPVNAACDFQFRLYGQGSGGSPLGLMNASNQSVVGGVFTMALTFGTQWFAGDDRYLEIDVRCPTGSGAYTTLSPRQLVMAAPYAIHAAAAGDLNCSGCIDSNQIPGLGITGDKLANDSVTSASIAVGAVTSSELAAGAVTGDKIGASSVQPYHLGFTPGTVTAVTAGAGLAGGTISTSGTIEVAFGTSTGTVAAGDHRHDQDYWRLGGNTGLSGDAVLGTAGNHAVEMRVDNARALRLQPGVIPGLVGGWSGNTAAAGTVGAVIAGGGAPAAGMDPARPNTVGDDFGVVGGGAGNLAGTDNGDPTDARYVTVGGGTNNLAIATGSTIGGGTGNAVNRNYGVVSGGYQNTADEYATVAGGSFNFAMAPYGTVGGGGPETVADPATGNRVFDRYGTVAGGGNNRAGSSDSDDANANAATVGGGGSNAASARGATVGGGGGNTAGGEYATVAGGTLNLAGGPHATIAGGAGNLANGAGSMAAGRLAWATHDGAFVWSDGSGFALSQGANSFNALASGGYYFYLGTAGQHCRLTSTAGWQCSSPSDRAAKTGFAPVDSRAVLDRVASLRVERWSYKAEDPPVPHIGPMAQEFHAAFGVGRNDTSIDTLDADGVALAAIQGLHALVREQADRLDELRAANAALAARIGALESQRR
- a CDS encoding dockerin type I repeat-containing protein, encoding MRNERRVDGILRGPRAVAWASALGLALAVILVARAAPAQYEIEPSKIGAGGGTLAGAQFDLTGTIGQVDAGYTSNGGFGLYGGFWPAVAFVPEPTPTSTATPPHTVTVSPTHTATRSPTAAPPPPSPTVPHPSPTVTASASATVRTPTPTGAPSVSPTAPPPSGTLTPSPTPTRIVEFCAGDCAEDGEVTVDDLVTMTSIALGLTPLGQCPAGDANGDGEVTVDDLLVAVIHALDGCPVAAPAAPHE
- a CDS encoding M20/M25/M40 family metallo-hydrolase; the protein is MRNPMKSMAANQSGWRIRAALATALLLLALPARAVDFDWDAVEREATDLLGAYLKIDTSNPPGNETAAARFLADRFRAAGIEAEVFEAAPGRGSVLARLPGTGLGRPIVLLNHLDVVPAKAGEWQVPPFAGTVRDGYVYGRGALDCKGFATVEAMTMLLLKRHGVRLGRDVIFLGTADEETGGQLGAGWFVATHASALRDAEFVLNEGAHIALRPNGGRVYEVAVSEKTPCWLRLTAKGPAGHASAPPAQTAVTRLLRALSRVGSYAAPLDVDPAVQAYYAAIAPYADPPRAPLYRDVRAALADPQQRDAFLADPYDAALVRNTITPTVLAGSTKTNVIPQTASADLDCRLLPSQDPQKFVATLTEVVADPEIAIDVLLNFPPSSSPPAGALYDAIAVLAEDNRAPIAPRVLRGFTDSHYFRAQGIASYGFMPFELSRDDEQRMHGVDERLSVANLRQGIRRLLAVLQTIHD
- a CDS encoding matrixin family metalloprotease, with translation MRPWPAVGVALALLLWSGQPAFGFACLKTSSGACQHWEQQTTTLRSLLGSAGGVLINGTTTWDQNAFNAANDWNSIGSNFRYSFEFGGSQPPLCLCPNPGSSGVTPVLFASEPCSGGGFGDIVAETVNCFLIESGALSSSAVFVNSSISWNAYDGALRLPVYDLRRVVLHEFGHVLGLAHPDAAGQEVVALMNSRVSNLDRLQTDDINGAFSLYPTGPSSNGSNTGCQLGPAPALPWMWASVAAAAGLLCRRLR